The genome window TACCCATATTTGGGGGCTATTTTCTTCCACCAGCGGGATTCTGGTGTTGTAATGTCcagaatcttctgaacccactgaTATAGGCCTTGAACTTGTGGTGTTCCCACCAGGTAGCTAAAACAAAAGAAACGAAGAGGTCAACAATAATGGATAACAAGCTTTTCACTAAGAAAGGAAATGAGTCAAAAACTTACGAAAACAGTTCCCCGACTCAGGAAAAGACAGAGTTGTGGCTGGGATGATGTCCTTGGTGGCGATGATAACAAATTGCTCCATTCAGCTGTGATCGTTGTCATCGTCCACACTGTTGAGAAGAGCGTCATGGCCACATTTTCTGAAGTTATTACTCCCCCACGTAAAATTTTGAGGGAGTAGGGTTAGGGTTTTCCCAGTCTCTGTGCACAACTTGCATAGGCAAGCCACTGTTTGTCATATAGACAAGCCTACTTATGTTAAGAAGACCCGATATCAGTAGCAGAATTTCAAAATTACGGGGTTGACCCCTTCACCCTCCCCAAGGAAAATGGACTCAAAGTAAAGGGGTACGTATAGATATACTTAAAACCTTTCTTGGTGAAGGTAACCTGCTCTATCATATCCGGAGCAAGGATGTTAAGGTATGGACAGTTGCAGTCCTCATTCACagtaggaatactggaagggAGAATAGAGGAGGGGTACTTACTACCGACCCAAGTCCGTGGAGACACATATGGAACCTTCTCTTGAAAATCATTGACGGTACTGAGGTGTTTGGGTATGATGGTGTTTACAGTGGGAGGCTCGGAATCAACATTAGCTTCTTTGTCTTTTTTTCTCTTCGGGCCTTCACCGAAAAGAAGACCAGAGTTTCTAAAAGATTCAGTAGAAGAAGCCATGGTAGTAAAAATGCAGTAAATGTTTTAGAGAAAGTTAGAGAAGATGAAAGTTTTCTAAGCATGAGGAGATTGAGTGCAGAGAAGACGATAAACTTATGAAAATTTTGGAAGTGAAAGAGGAAAAATAAAGAGTATATGTAAAAATATAGACGGAAAAAatcatggtcatgattacctcgagaaccggcGAAATTATTGCTGAATCGTGGGGCAACACATATTCAGGATATTAAATGTGAGAAGACGTGCTTCTTTTCTTGCGACAGAGACTGTTCAGGAGATTTCCCGCCAAAAAAGGGATCTTCACTAACTTCCTGGTGATACCAAGATATGCCACCGGAAagcaaggggactatctgtatagggtaaaattagtTTATAATAAATGATCAAATGATAGCATGACACGTGCCGATGACAGGTAAAAGGCAAATTAAGTAACAATCAGTACCGGAACAACAATTGCAATTGATATCGGGTAAATCCGAAGGGAGTACGGTCAACGGGAGCATATCGTATATTTGCCGTCGGATAACATTCAATGAAAAATATCCTCTGACATTAAGTGGGCAGCCGTTGTAGAGAATATTTGGATCCATAGCCTTTCGTTACATATTCATTAATGACtcctttattatcatttaagtggtgcttgatcctaggatcttgctttcctaggtataactataaatagcGGGCTCAGTTCgattgtctataaaccacgtaacaaatttaactgtaccattttacgggtaaacaacggATGTATATAGATGTCGGCTATAAATTGATCAGGGAAATGTATATGTTATTAATTTCACCATAATCTTGAATGAGGAACATTAATCTTCAAGGGAAAGGCAACTTTTCTTTTACATTGAAttgctacaaaataatttttatttaagaAGGTTCTTAATTTGGGTGAGTCTTAGACCTTGTGACAAGAACAAAGATGATAGAAGTGAAATAATATACTCTGTCAGTTTCAAAACTTATATTTTGTATTGCTATAagtcattgcataaaggtaaattgttttcaaatatgaatagaggtcattcttttttacaCTGACTAAAAATGAAATAGGTTCACACAAATTTGATACGGAGGAAGCAGTAAGTTATCCAATAAATGCTCTTAAGTAGTATTTTCAGAATAAGCAGGTTGATAAAGATCATTGCAAATGACCATACGTTATTTCATGATACATCAAGGGGAAAAAAACTGGAGATCGATAGCCGGTGGTTGAATATTAATGCTGCTTGCCTTCACATAATGGTGCAAGTTGGATTATAAGGATCATAAACGGGTTGGCATACTGGATAGTACTGACCACATATTGGAGGGCAAATTAGTGGGCATTTTGGACTTGGGTAACTTGTGTTTTTCGGACTAGCTGGCTTTTCCGGTTTCACGTCTTCCAAGCTCACAATGCTGGAACACCTGAATTTCTTCCTTATGCAATTCATCAGCCTGAAATAATCAACCCCTACTCCTATCACCACCAAATGCCCTTTTTCCTTGTCTACGTTCACCGACATTACCCCTGCAAATATATCCATACACTATTCTGTTAATTCCTTGCATCTTTTGTTCCAATATAGTGATTTTTAATTTGGGAAAAATTTCCCGGTGCTTGGTTGGAGAATATTGATCAACTTATGTTCCGGTAGAGcattttaaagataaaatatTAGCAAACCAGATATTTAATTTGTTGATGAAATTTAATTTTTAGTAGTAAAAATATATTGATATTAATGTTTAAGCTAAAGTAGTTATATGAAGTTAAGAGTAGTTGAGATAATTGTGTAGGAAAATAATAAGGGAGACCAAAAAGTTGAGCAAAAGAGTTAATGCATAAATATACCTGCACATCTGACAGCAATCTGCATGGCCTTTGATCTACAGTTCTCGGTGTTGAGAGGGAGATCAATCACAATCTTTTTCTGTATGAcgttaattaatttattattatttagacCTAGCTAGATAAACATAGAGAAGAAAATAAAGACAAATCAAGAATATCACAAGCTTAAAGACTTAATTACCTTCATCTTCTTGTGAATTAAATGGAGCTTGACAATGAAGGGACATTATATATAAAGAGCCTGAATCGGTCTATATAGGGTGATGAGTGCCATATCGTCTTCTCATTCTTCTTTGACAAAGACAAATACCGTGttcatatatattaattatatactCCGTACTACTAACAATTGTTTTAGTGATCAAGAAACCACACCAACCATCCTATATCATTATCTAGTAGCCTAATTACATGATTGACTCAATCCTCGACTCTACTAAAAAACTAAATCAACTCCCCAAGTCTTCTTAATTAATCATGTTGTTGATTTGCTGGCCCGGAAGATCGACAATGACAAATCGGTAATACTCAGTTGGAGATGAAACTTAGCCGTCGTCTCACCCAATGACGTATAGCCAATAATATTTACATATCATGCAAATAGAGAGAAATTTAATTTTTTACTTTATAAAAACGTTTCAAGTTGCTCGATTCCAATATCCCACTGTCCAATCATTACTTGTTTTCTAATAAAATACTAGGTTTATATACTAGGAATATGGTCCCCACATCCCCCAACCAACTGAATTAGGTTGGTTTCCTATATAGGGGTACGTAGTACTCGTTGACCTCTGGGTAAAATTATGGAACTACAACGTTAAAGGAATAAAGCAACTACTGCAATTATTGAATCTGATTGTCTTGTTATTTTTGACCTTTACGATCGAGAGAAACTCAATATATTTTAAAAACTCAAGTTGTGCGCACGATTTTGATTGTCGTAATATAGTGTCGTATTTTAGCTTTGCCTTATATGTAACGACATTGgttttccaaataaggaaaaattttGCGCAAAATTTGGCGATGGATTCTTTCATTTTGCTGGTTCAACTCTTGGATCAAAGGGGGTTTTCCGTGTTTTGAAACCTACTAATAATGAAAGGTTACCTATATATTGGCTTTTAAGCAACGTCAtagtgtaaatttagtttaaacTGCCCGTGCAAATTAGATAAGTTATTAATGAAATCTCTGTTTCCTGTTTATAAAATGCATAATGCCGAATGCAATTAATCGCGTTTAAAGAAATCAATTTGTCTGCAGAACTTAAAGAAAACAACTAGCACATTCTTTAAACCATTCTGATCGTTTCatgattttatttttcttccacAAGCTTTTTATTTCGTGCAGTTGAAGCTTTCTATTACGTTTAGGCAGCACAGAGACCTCAGTCCTGAATAACACTACAAAAACACGAATATGGCCAACGATTATTGTCATGGCGATCAAGCTGTACACCGGTAAACTCGGGAGCAATGCATACCTCGATTTTCCGGTGAAAAAGACGGAAGGGCACGGACGCACGAGGTTGAAATCAAGGTTGTGAGCCTTTCGTACCGAGACCCATGAAAGGTGAACGATGTGCTCATCGTCGGGGGTAATAAAGCAATGCTCCCGGGACCCAAAACAAGCTCTAAGACCTCGGAAAATATGGCAAACGGTTACGAACGACTAACagagggccgtgatatccgtacctaaccggatatcacggcacaGATCTCACCCGATTTGGTTACAGATCAGTAATTAACGAGAAagagagatttttaccttttttagacttgtactagagATGAagctctcctactatataaagggaaagttTTTCTTTGATAACAAACTATGTAACACGCAAACCAAggcaatataatttatttttcttcttcctagCTATTGAAAAATTTTTACTTTACTGTTTGTTCTTCATTCAAAATTGGCTTCGCACCAAGGGTCTGATCGAGGGCAAAACTACTGATCAACCTAAGTTTGAGTTGGGTTGTAACATTACAATTGGTTTGATTACCCATTTTGTCTTTAACTCGTTTATTTGATATTCTTGATtgtttgtgttgaatcaatccacatatctttaaaattgcgtataaatttaattgttctctgttttaaggataaacagtttggtgctCACCATGtggataaggataatagtggtggtttgatacaaatctccataacaaactctattttacgcttgttctttaaaGTCTTATTTTTAGGTCAGTTTAGATATGTCAAATTCTTAGTCTGCCCACTTGAAAGTTGACGTTGAATTTGGCAATAATGGCCAAAACAATAATCGAGTATATAGCAATGAGGTGTCTCCTGCTAATCCCAATGGAGTCCCAGTTGTCAATCCGGTCGATGCTAACTCATATGTGGCTATCGACGTCAATTTGCCAATGGATCCAAAAAACAATGTTTGCGGGGTACCCCGACCAACAACTCGAGAAGCGCCCAAATGCGATGGGGTAAGCCTACAGttaatcttcgaaatgttgcaggctcaacatgcGGTGATCGCGCAGTTACAGAATCAAAGCCACGCCCGAGCAATCCCGAAAAAACATTAGAAGAAATGAACAGATCACCGAGAGACCGGGTGAAGCTAAGCCTGGGATCAATCCCGAAATAATAAAAATACTTGAAGCATTAACGAAGCTGGTGGAGTCAggtgaaaagaaaattgaggccaatgacaagaaggtggaaacataAAATTCCACAGGTCGAGCAAATCCGAGGAGCATCCCCGATATTGAAAGGGCCGGATTTCAAGAAGTTTATCCAAAAGCCTTTTCCTTCGCGCGCGCTATCAAAGACGATCCCAAAGAGATTTTGTATGCTTGATATCCCGAAGTATAACGGAATCACGAATtcgaatgagcatgtgacctcctacacatgcgcaATCAAAgagaacgacttggaagatgatgaaatcgagccGGTGTTACTGAAGAAGTTTGGGGAGACCTTGTCCAAAGGAGAGATGATATGATATCACAACTTATCCCCCCCCTCCCCCTGCAATTCCATTGACTTGTTTTCCATGCTTGCATATGCTTTCATGAAAGCCCATGCCGGGgacatcaaggtcgagactagaaagtcGAACCTTTTCAATTTTAAACAAATAGATAATGAGatgttgagggagttcgtgtcgaggttctagatggaacgaatggacctgcctctGATTGCAGATGATTGGGCAGTTCAGGCATTCACTCACGGGCTTAACCCCTGAAACTCCTTGGCTTCACAGTAGCTGAAACAAAATTTAGTAGAGCACCCGGCGGTGACCGACGTCCACAACAGGTACTGTTGACCTTCAATTTTGACCCTACGCATTTAAAAATTAACTTATGTAGGATTTCTAGTAAAAAATGACAAAACTATAGTTTTTTGCACATTATTTAGCTTTAATGCAATTTTTTGATAATTATTCCCATTTTTACAAAATATGGGAATTTCTATCATTTTATTGCAATTAGCTAAATACTAccgtatttttgcatttttctaaTCAAATTATTTATTGATAATTTTCAAATATTAGGATATTCTATCAATTTGTTGTCATTTCaagcaaaaatgaaataataattattacatcattgttgtattcattgctATTTTTAAACAAATAATCAATTCATTATGTTTGCTAGCCGGAAAAAATCGCAAAACAGTAATGGTGACTCAGCTAGCCAAAACTCCAGATCTGGCCGGAATTCAAGTTCTCCGGCGACCCGTTTGTGCGTCGTTCCGATGGTCCCTCAGTTGTAACGACGCCTCGGACTACCCTCGCCGAGGTCTGGGATGTGAGCTAGATTAAAAGGAGTATTAACGTACATGCGGGAATAGTACATACAGTTGAGGGAGTGATACTTAACATGAGGAATATAAGTTAGTTATTACTTTACTAGTTTACGGTTAAGTCCACTTACGTTTTAAGTGTAAGAACTGTTATATACACATTCACTCTTCTATGTTTTCCTATTTGGACACTTTGCGTCCTAGTCCCTAGTTAGGCATATCAATATTTGTATAGAGTTAAGCTCTTATTTGCTTTTTCAAGAAATGAACCCTAACAATTTTTTGCTTCTTCTTAGCTATTCCCCATTCAATTACTgcaattttcttaatttttagAATTAATTACAACAGTGGTATCAGACCAGGGTCCTCGCACCGTGGTATTCAACCATGTCTTCAGAATTTAAAGAGGTTTTGGATAGGTTGGATAGAATGGCTATTGATGTAGCTAACTTTGGGGTTCGTCAAAGTCAGTTAAAGAATGTTCTTGAGCAGGCTTTTCGTGAACTCAAAGAGTCTTTAGAGGTTGATCGCAATTCCGGCAGAGATAAACAACCAGCCCAAATGGAAAATAGACGAGAAGAGATCTATTCTCCTACAGAAGGACCCTTGAGATGCCCAGGTACATAGAATCGACCCTCTACTAGTCGTTCTACCTTACAATCTGCACAAACTTCATCCCCATCTATAACCCTCACACCATTAGTGAACTTAGGTCGAAATATCCAACATCAACCCGTTCCCAAACCAATTTCCACCTAAATTCGATAAAACTAGACCCATTTTCAGCCGATTCCAGCAAAAATGCAAACCCCACACTTCCATCATGCTTTACCCTCACCTTTAAATTTTTTTTCATCACAAATACCTCCAACCATATACCTTTCAAACAACTAAAACCCTTGCCCTATGAACCCTCAACTCTATTACTCTTCATATCCTCAAAACGTTCAGCCTTTGTATCCCCAGAATTACTATACCCCAAATTAAATTACCTCTTATCCCAAACACAAAATCTTCAGTCAGTTACACGTTTGATGAAAATTGATTTCCCTAGATTAAGGGTGGTGTAACatcccggaaaatttcgaagagttttaagaccattaaggagATTGAcatgtgctaattatattaattcgggtatgaacaagactaataATTTGAATAATATCAATTgataatgataatatatgtatgaggtgcattaataatggtttatggtctaagaagagtcctaaagctaagtcaagttgaaaagtttatgatgggataaagtttcaagtgagttcacacaagacctaacttcaaacaagCATAACTCTCACGATATGCAGATTTATATGGTTTAtaacctatcaaaagaaaggtctagTTTCTAGTTTCTAatacttcaaaccgtttgtcatttggagattcctacaagaagttatgatatGTTTACTAAATGATGTcagaacagctacgcgagtcttgcGTAGCTTACGCAGAGGCAAATCCAGTAgcttcaagggtcattttaagAGGTGAAAACATGCGTTTAGAGAGAGAATGagttagttcttcatcttggaatGGTCGAGAAAGTTGCACCATTAATTTTATCCCCTCCAAAAATCATGTTAATAGTCAAACGAGAGAGTCTTCTTCTATCTTCGAAGGCTCCGCATTATCCCATCTACAGCCGTAattgttcttggctcggtcgctcaagaactccCTGAGATGGCCATTCCTCAACAATGTCGCCACCTCTTCGTGCAGATGCTGGTAGCCCCCAGTTTTGTGCTCGTGATTCCCATGATATTAGCACTATAAGTTAGGATCCCTCTGGTTAGGATCGAATTTGATTGGCTTTGGGAATCACAattctttgatatttctcatcGTTGATACCAACTCCACTACGACGCTGATGTTGAGTTGTAATCCGATAACCTAGGATATGTGGAATCCTGGGCCCTTGATACCTCATGTTCTTCTAATGACCTCTAATTTCAGCCAAGATTAGTTCTTATATCGGGAGAAAACCTATCTGAGGACCAGAACCCTTTGCTGCCACGTCCTTCGGTTCTTTCGTATGGCAGGAAACGACCTTTAGAAGATTGTCGATCTGCATCGAAATCGCTTTTGAACTTATCCTAGTTCTTGTCTTGGTCTCATcccttggttgatgtcgggaaccctAGTTGATTGTCTTttatccttatttttgactcataACGGTTATGGACGTCCGCCCATGTGGTCGCTTGGAATTCGAGCAggctttctttcaactttcggGAGGCGCCAGAACTCCTTAGATTCAAACCCTTTGTGAATGCCTCCACTTCCCACTCATCCGGTACAACCGGTAGCAACATCCTCTCTTTCTGGAACCTGATCATGAACTCCCGCAGCAATTTGGACTCACCTTGCGCTATCCTACATATGTTTGCCTTCCTGGCTTGTACCTTCCTTGCCCCGGCATGGGACTTTGTGAATCTCATGAGCTCGGTTTTGAAGGGGTCATTCCCATTATCGTTACTAGATCCGATACCGGTCCCCCCGTCACTGTCAAAACTGACCTCACCCCTTAGGGTGTTGTtattaacactttgagttgtttGATTTGCAGGAACGCCGGGAGGAACCGAGCCCCTTCCGTTTGCGTTGTTGGAAGTGCATGACAACACTTGTTTCAACTCTATCATCACCCGACCCTGCCTTGAGAAGTGGCCCATGATGGATTTCTATTGCTCTCTTAGGAATCTCACTGTTTTCCGCAATGTGTTCCTCCTCCGCGTCATCGAGAGTTGGCTCACGTACATGTCGGGGGTATTGCCCTTCACGAACCGGGGTGGCCTCGTCCCCATCGTTACAGGTGTCGCTAATTAAATCTTCATGTTGAGTAAACTTTCCGTGTACCTCAACGTTGTGCATgatgttgacatcattagctgCCATTTTCGATTTCTTGCTAAGGAAAAAATCAAACAAGTCAGTAACAAACGTACAGATCAA of Nicotiana tomentosiformis chromosome 7, ASM39032v3, whole genome shotgun sequence contains these proteins:
- the LOC104121679 gene encoding heavy metal-associated isoprenylated plant protein 47-like — encoded protein: MKKKIVIDLPLNTENCRSKAMQIAVRCAGVMSVNVDKEKGHLVVIGVGVDYFRLMNCIRKKFRCSSIVSLEDVKPEKPASPKNTSYPSPKCPLICPPICGQYYPVCQPVYDPYNPTCTIM